A portion of the Sphingobacterium spiritivorum genome contains these proteins:
- a CDS encoding DUF1573 domain-containing protein, whose product MKNLFAIVAVVIAFVGFTSMQTGKGEFKFEKETHDFNSIPVAKPASYEFKFTNGGSEPIIISDVKPACGCSVAEFTKTPIKPGDAGVVKVTYNAASKGPFTKSFTVTSNTKTPVKTLYIKGIVE is encoded by the coding sequence ATGAAAAATCTCTTCGCCATCGTAGCAGTAGTAATTGCATTCGTAGGATTTACCTCAATGCAGACAGGTAAAGGTGAATTTAAATTCGAGAAAGAAACACATGACTTCAACAGCATTCCTGTAGCAAAGCCAGCCTCATATGAATTCAAATTTACAAATGGCGGTTCAGAACCTATTATCATCTCTGATGTAAAGCCAGCTTGCGGATGTTCAGTTGCTGAATTCACTAAAACTCCGATCAAACCCGGAGATGCAGGTGTAGTAAAAGTAACGTATAATGCGGCTTCCAAAGGTCCTTTTACAAAAAGTTTTACTGTAACTTCTAACACGAAAACACCAGTAAAAACATTATACATCAAAGGAATTGTTGAATAA
- a CDS encoding cation:proton antiporter: MELYYTFSILIVLAAIFAYLNHRFLRLPSSIGIMLIALLVSVCIVLFGDRIAGNEISKFSSMITKLDFSDVLMGAMLNFLLFAGAIHININDLKSQKGAVMFFSTLGVVISTFIVGLLMFYILPVLNIHLPLIYCLIFGALISPTDPIAVLSILKTTGVSKALETKFAGESLFNDGVAVVLFAVLLNIALGTSTDVTIANVGWLFVKEAGGGLVLGIALGQLCSYLMRKIDDYKVSVLMSLAVVMGGYLVAHSFHCSGPLTMVAAGLIIGNKNNTKGAMSEETKDYLNKFWELIDEILNAILFLIIGFELLIIPSIPNYWILGFTSVVLVLIARFVSIYVPGRLFPKLNINKAATTLLVWGGLRGGVSIALALSLPVGEHKDLVLGITYFVVIFSILVQGLTLGNLAGRIKKMAIQDKLK, translated from the coding sequence ATGGAATTATACTATACATTTTCTATATTAATAGTCCTGGCAGCTATTTTTGCCTACCTCAATCATCGGTTTCTCCGGTTGCCCTCTTCGATTGGCATTATGCTGATTGCATTATTAGTATCCGTATGCATTGTACTTTTCGGAGACAGAATAGCGGGCAATGAGATTTCGAAGTTTTCTTCCATGATCACGAAACTTGATTTTTCGGATGTACTGATGGGTGCGATGCTTAATTTTTTACTTTTTGCAGGAGCTATACATATCAACATTAACGATCTCAAGAGTCAAAAGGGAGCTGTCATGTTCTTCTCCACTTTAGGGGTTGTGATTTCGACCTTCATAGTAGGTTTGTTGATGTTTTACATCTTACCGGTTCTCAACATCCACCTTCCGCTGATCTATTGTCTGATATTTGGCGCGTTAATCTCTCCTACCGATCCTATTGCTGTATTGAGTATTCTCAAAACAACCGGTGTGTCCAAAGCTCTGGAAACAAAATTTGCGGGGGAATCCCTTTTTAATGACGGGGTAGCGGTAGTTCTTTTCGCTGTCTTACTGAATATTGCATTAGGTACATCTACAGATGTGACAATTGCCAATGTAGGCTGGTTATTTGTAAAAGAAGCCGGAGGAGGTCTCGTACTGGGTATAGCACTTGGTCAGCTCTGCTCCTATCTGATGAGAAAGATCGATGATTATAAAGTTTCGGTACTCATGAGTCTGGCTGTCGTAATGGGAGGTTATCTGGTAGCTCATTCTTTCCATTGTTCAGGTCCACTTACTATGGTGGCAGCAGGATTAATCATCGGTAACAAAAACAACACGAAGGGTGCTATGTCTGAAGAAACAAAAGACTACCTCAATAAGTTCTGGGAACTGATAGATGAGATCCTGAATGCTATTCTGTTTCTGATTATCGGTTTTGAACTGTTAATCATACCAAGCATTCCTAATTATTGGATTCTGGGTTTTACTTCTGTAGTACTGGTATTGATTGCACGGTTTGTATCCATATATGTTCCGGGACGATTATTCCCCAAATTAAATATTAATAAAGCAGCAACCACATTACTGGTGTGGGGAGGTTTGCGGGGAGGCGTTTCTATCGCCCTTGCCCTCTCTCTTCCTGTGGGAGAACATAAAGACTTAGTTTTAGGAATTACCTATTTTGTAGTTATTTTTTCTATATTAGTTCAGGGCTTGACTCTCGGGAATCTGGCCGGTAGAATTAAGAAAATGGCGATACAGGACAAGTTAAAGTAA
- a CDS encoding SIS domain-containing protein, with translation MKNNTEIKNIAIEAIELEAQSVQNLTNNINEDFVGVVHEILNLKGRVIVTGIGKSAIIAQKIVATLNSTGTPSIFLHAADAIHGDLGIVQPHDLIIALSKSGNTPEIKVLVPFLKQTQNKLVAIVGNTESFLAQHADYILDTTVEREACPNNLAPTTSTTAQLAMGDALAVVLQECREFSDRDFAKYHPGGALGKQLYLKVSDLSDQNGKPEVSPDASVRQIIITITQFRLGATAVIDQDTILGIITDGDIRRMLETHQDLSSITAKDIMGRSPKLIDKNELAVNALHQMKDNNITQLLATENGKYAGIVHIQDLLKEGII, from the coding sequence GTGAAAAACAATACTGAAATCAAAAACATAGCCATTGAAGCCATCGAGCTGGAAGCGCAATCTGTACAGAATCTGACAAACAATATCAATGAAGATTTTGTAGGTGTTGTACATGAAATCCTTAACCTCAAAGGGCGTGTTATCGTCACCGGAATCGGCAAAAGTGCTATCATAGCACAGAAGATTGTAGCTACCCTCAACTCGACAGGTACGCCTTCTATTTTTCTTCATGCGGCAGATGCTATCCACGGAGATCTGGGTATCGTACAGCCTCATGATCTGATCATTGCCTTATCAAAAAGTGGCAACACACCGGAAATCAAAGTCCTGGTTCCCTTTTTAAAGCAAACACAAAACAAGCTTGTAGCCATAGTCGGAAATACCGAATCTTTTCTGGCTCAGCATGCAGATTATATTCTGGATACGACCGTCGAGCGCGAAGCATGCCCCAACAACCTCGCTCCCACCACAAGCACTACTGCGCAACTGGCCATGGGAGATGCACTAGCTGTTGTACTGCAGGAATGCCGTGAATTTTCAGACCGTGACTTTGCAAAGTATCACCCCGGAGGAGCATTAGGTAAGCAACTGTATCTTAAAGTGAGTGATCTTTCAGACCAAAACGGCAAACCTGAAGTTAGCCCTGATGCCTCCGTCAGACAAATTATCATTACGATCACGCAGTTTCGCCTTGGAGCCACAGCGGTAATCGATCAGGATACTATTCTGGGTATTATTACGGATGGAGATATTCGCCGGATGCTGGAAACGCATCAAGATCTTTCTTCTATTACAGCAAAAGATATTATGGGGAGAAGCCCTAAACTTATTGACAAAAATGAATTAGCTGTCAATGCCCTTCATCAGATGAAAGACAATAATATTACGCAGTTACTGGCGACCGAAAATGGAAAATATGCAGGCATAGTCCACATTCAGGATCTATTGAAAGAGGGGATAATCTAA